One window of Medicago truncatula cultivar Jemalong A17 chromosome 2, MtrunA17r5.0-ANR, whole genome shotgun sequence genomic DNA carries:
- the LOC25488107 gene encoding uncharacterized protein: MFKFNRRTLIYYIKGLTSPQSPNPNPFQHSSLPFSLHFCTKTSDSPSFVVSYLIHNFGFTPQFASKLFSSYNVRFNTAQKPDSVLSFFRSHGFSDSQLCHMIIKAPWLLSCDPSKRVLPKFQFFLSKGASNSDIVNLVSKSPLVLAGSLENVLVPTYELVYRFLQSHHDTIACVIRNSHLFRQSNVSSNIRLLIENGVTDSNMARLLRDWSQVFRTSDIPMLVEELKDLRFNPSKASFVIALLAKTTINKTLWKEKVDTFKKWGWSDEDIGEAFRKDPHCMLASIDKINLLMNFWVNQLGWDAMAIAKVPRVISCSLQKTIIPRASVVQYLLKKGLRKKNASLTTPFVMTDKSFLNTYIIRFKEESSYLLKLYEEKLNLAHTRDKIGMS; this comes from the coding sequence ATGTTCAAGTTCAATAGAAGAACCCTAATCTATTATATCAAGGGATTAACTTCCCCACAATCCCCAAACCCTAATCCTTTTCAACATTCCTCATTACCATTTTCTTTGCATTTctgcactaaaacttcagattCACCTTCATTTGTTGTGTCCTATCTCATCCATAATTTTGGCTTCACCCCACAATTTGCTTCTAAACTCTTCTCCTCTTACAATGTTCGTTTCAACACTGCTCAAAAACCTGATTCTGTTCTCAGTTTCTTTAGAAGTCATGGTTTCTCTGACTCCCAATTATGTCATATGATTATCAAGGCACCATGGCTACTTTCCTGCGACCCCTCCAAAAGGGTGTTgccaaagtttcaattttttctctccaaaGGTGCTTCTAACTCTGACATTGTTAACCTTGTCAGTAAGAGCCCTTTGGTTCTTGCTGGAAGCCTGGAAAATGTTTTAGTCCCAACGTACGAATTGGTTTATAGATTCTTGCAATCTCACCATGACACTATTGCTTGTGTAATTCGGAATTCACATCTCTTTCGACAGAGTAACGTGTCATCTAATATCAGATTGCTAATTGAGAATGGAGTGACCGACTCAAACATGGCAAGATTGCTTCGGGACTGGAGTCAGGTATTCCGGACAAGTGACATACCAATGTTGGTGGAGGAATTAAAGGATTTGAGGTTTAATCCTTCAAAAGCATCTTTTGTTATAGCGCTGCTTGCCAAAACAACTATAAACAAAACCCTATGGAAAGAGAAAGTCGACACCTTTAAGAAATGGGGCTGGTCTGATGAAGATATTGGTGAAGCATTTAGAAAGGATCCTCATTGTATGTTAGCATccattgataaaattaatttactgATGAACTTTTGGGTCAATCAGTTGGGTTGGGATGCTATGGCCATTGCCAAAGTGCCAAGGGTTATTAGTTGTAGTCTCCAGAAAACTATCATACCTAGGGCCTCAGTTGTGCAATATCTTCTAAAGAAAGGTTTGCGGAAAAAGAATGCAAGCTTAACTACTCCATTTGTAATGACTGATAAGTCGTTCCTTAACACATACATAATACGTTTTAAGGAGGAGTCATCTTATCTCTTAAAGCTCTATGAAGAAAAGCTGAATCTTGCACACACCAGGGACAAAATTGGCATGTCATGA